Proteins encoded by one window of Pseudonocardia alni:
- a CDS encoding HesB/IscA family protein, whose amino-acid sequence MTVDNTLDAGATTEQTHGVELTDSAAVKARTLLEQEGRDDMHLRIAVQPGGCAGLRYQLFFDDRSLDGDLFRDFHGLKVGVDRMSAPYLQGATIDFVDTIEKQGFTIDNPNAGGSCACGDSFN is encoded by the coding sequence ATGACCGTTGACAACACCTTGGACGCGGGCGCGACCACGGAGCAGACGCACGGCGTGGAGCTGACCGACTCCGCTGCCGTCAAGGCGCGCACCCTGCTCGAGCAGGAGGGCCGCGACGACATGCACCTGCGCATCGCCGTGCAGCCCGGTGGCTGTGCCGGCCTGCGCTACCAGCTCTTCTTCGACGACCGGTCGCTCGACGGTGACCTCTTCCGTGACTTCCACGGTCTCAAGGTCGGCGTCGACCGGATGAGCGCCCCGTACCTGCAGGGCGCCACGATCGACTTCGTCGACACCATCGAGAAGCAGGGCTTCACGATCGACAACCCGAACGCGGGCGGCTCCTGCGCCTGTGGCGACAGCTTCAACTGA
- a CDS encoding type IV toxin-antitoxin system AbiEi family antitoxin domain-containing protein translates to MPPPSPVRSPVPLRDLLPAQDGVLSAAQARATGLSRQSVRRRVVRGEWVGLHPGVLARRPAYRPRRCASGPRRSGPGPPGGSTGRPPHAGAG, encoded by the coding sequence ATGCCGCCACCCTCCCCCGTCCGTTCGCCGGTCCCGCTGCGTGACCTGCTCCCCGCCCAGGACGGGGTCCTGTCCGCGGCCCAGGCCCGGGCCACCGGGCTGTCCCGGCAATCCGTCCGGCGGCGGGTGGTCCGCGGCGAGTGGGTCGGCCTGCACCCGGGCGTCCTCGCGAGGCGACCCGCGTACCGACCGCGGCGATGCGCGTCCGGGCCGCGGCGCTCTGGGCCGGGCCCTCCGGGCGGGTCCACGGGCCGGCCGCCGCATGCTGGGGCGGGATGA
- a CDS encoding carbohydrate kinase family protein, with translation MHFPGKFSEQILADQLDRISVSFLVDDLTVRRGGVAGNIAFALGVLGQNPVLIGAVGADFAEYKQVLDDLGVDTSGVHTHDDVHTARFVCTTDDDMRQIASFYTGAMAKSKEIELAPIAERVGGFDLVLIGASDPEAMLRHTDECRTQGYPFLADPSQQLARMEGPEVRRLIEGATYLVTNDYEYELLLKKTGWSAEEVDAKVGTRITTFGEKGAVIVESDGTETRVDVVAPTEQVDPTGVGDAWRAGFLTALGGGLSVERSAQLGALIATYVLESDGPQEWTWDRDAALTRLADAFGEAAADELRAVLPA, from the coding sequence ATGCATTTCCCGGGGAAGTTCTCCGAGCAGATCCTGGCCGACCAGCTGGACCGGATCTCGGTCAGCTTCCTGGTCGACGACCTGACGGTCCGCCGGGGCGGCGTGGCCGGCAACATCGCCTTCGCGCTCGGTGTGCTCGGCCAGAACCCGGTGCTGATCGGCGCCGTCGGTGCCGACTTCGCCGAGTACAAGCAGGTCCTCGACGACCTGGGTGTCGACACCTCCGGGGTGCACACCCACGACGACGTCCACACCGCCCGCTTCGTCTGCACCACCGACGACGACATGCGTCAGATCGCGTCCTTCTACACCGGCGCCATGGCCAAGTCGAAGGAGATCGAGCTCGCCCCGATCGCCGAGCGCGTCGGCGGGTTCGACCTGGTGCTCATCGGTGCCAGCGACCCCGAGGCCATGCTGCGCCACACCGACGAGTGCCGCACCCAGGGCTACCCCTTCCTCGCCGACCCCTCCCAGCAGCTCGCCCGGATGGAGGGCCCCGAGGTCCGCCGCCTCATCGAGGGCGCGACGTACCTGGTCACCAACGACTACGAGTACGAGCTGCTGCTCAAGAAGACCGGCTGGAGCGCAGAGGAGGTCGACGCGAAGGTCGGCACCCGGATCACCACCTTCGGCGAGAAGGGCGCGGTGATCGTGGAGTCCGACGGCACCGAGACCCGCGTCGACGTCGTCGCGCCGACCGAGCAGGTCGACCCGACCGGTGTCGGCGACGCCTGGCGCGCCGGGTTCCTGACCGCCCTCGGCGGCGGCCTGTCGGTCGAGCGCTCGGCGCAGCTGGGAGCGCTCATCGCGACCTACGTGCTGGAGTCCGACGGCCCGCAGGAGTGGACCTGGGACCGCGACGCCGCGCTGACCCGCCTGGCCGACGCGTTCGGCGAGGCCGCGGCCGACGAGCTGCGCGCCGTCCTGCCCGCCTGA
- the asnB gene encoding asparagine synthase (glutamine-hydrolyzing): protein MCGLLGLLTAGADAATRVDPIADGLRCARHRGPDESETWNDHDLVLGFNRLSIIDVDHSHQPLHWGPVPGEDTRYTIVFNGEIYNYLELREELIETYDAAFATDGDGEVIVAAFHYWGPDAVQRLRGMFAFAIWDVVERELFLARDPFGIKPLFLATTPVGTAFASEKKSLLSLAGELEIGLDLEPAALQHYLTLQYVPEPMSLHRMISRVESGTHVTVRPGEEPLHQRYFAPKFISLPSHAPASAEAEAIVHGEIADVLRDSVAKHMRADVTVGAFLSGGIDSTAIAALAKEHNPNLITFTTGFEREGYSEVDVAAESAAAIGVRHVVRTVKPDEMMEALPLIIWYLDDPVADPALVPLWFIAREARQHVKVVLSGEGADELFGGYSIYREPLSLSPFEKVPGTLKPLMRRASRKMPEGMRGKDLLRRGSLSMEQRYYGNARIFRDDQLHEVLRGYDPRVSHQDVTAPHYFASHDWDPVARMQHVDLFTWLRGDILVKADKMTMAHSLELRVPFLDPEVFDIASSLPQSQKITHGSNGTTKYALRRACEGIIPPHVLNRPKLGFPVPIRHWLRDEMYAWARDILQNSGAGHLIDLQAVHRMLDAHREGPVDHSRRIWAVLVFLLWHGIFVEKRIVPEVPTPTYPVKI from the coding sequence GTGTGCGGACTGCTGGGATTGCTGACCGCCGGGGCGGACGCCGCGACCCGGGTCGACCCGATCGCCGACGGGCTGCGCTGTGCGCGGCATCGGGGACCCGACGAGAGCGAGACGTGGAACGACCACGACCTCGTCCTCGGGTTCAACCGGTTGTCGATCATCGACGTGGACCATTCCCACCAGCCCCTGCACTGGGGGCCGGTGCCGGGCGAGGACACCCGCTACACCATCGTCTTCAACGGCGAGATCTACAACTACCTCGAGCTCCGCGAGGAGCTGATCGAGACCTACGACGCGGCGTTCGCCACCGACGGCGACGGCGAGGTCATCGTCGCGGCGTTCCACTACTGGGGCCCCGACGCCGTGCAGCGCCTGCGCGGCATGTTCGCCTTCGCCATCTGGGACGTCGTGGAGCGCGAGCTGTTCCTGGCCCGCGACCCGTTCGGCATCAAGCCGCTGTTCCTGGCCACCACCCCGGTCGGCACCGCGTTCGCCAGCGAGAAGAAGTCGCTGCTGTCGCTGGCCGGTGAGCTGGAGATCGGGCTGGACCTGGAGCCGGCCGCGCTGCAGCACTACCTGACCCTGCAGTACGTGCCCGAGCCGATGTCGCTGCACCGGATGATCTCGCGCGTCGAGTCCGGCACGCACGTCACCGTGCGCCCCGGCGAGGAGCCGCTGCACCAGCGCTACTTCGCGCCGAAGTTCATCTCGCTGCCCAGCCACGCCCCGGCCAGCGCCGAGGCGGAGGCGATCGTGCACGGCGAGATCGCCGACGTGCTGCGCGACTCGGTGGCCAAACACATGCGGGCCGACGTCACCGTCGGTGCGTTCCTGTCCGGCGGGATCGACTCCACCGCGATCGCGGCGCTCGCCAAGGAGCACAACCCGAACCTGATCACCTTCACCACCGGGTTCGAGCGCGAGGGCTACTCCGAGGTCGACGTGGCCGCCGAGTCCGCCGCCGCGATCGGCGTGCGGCACGTGGTCCGCACCGTCAAGCCTGACGAGATGATGGAGGCCCTGCCGCTCATCATCTGGTACCTCGACGACCCGGTCGCCGACCCGGCGCTGGTCCCGCTGTGGTTCATCGCCCGCGAGGCCCGCCAGCACGTCAAGGTCGTGCTGTCCGGCGAGGGCGCCGACGAGCTGTTCGGCGGCTACTCGATCTACCGCGAGCCGCTGTCGCTGTCGCCGTTCGAGAAGGTCCCCGGCACGCTCAAGCCGCTCATGCGCCGGGCGTCGCGCAAGATGCCCGAGGGCATGCGGGGCAAGGACCTGCTGCGCCGCGGGTCGCTGTCGATGGAGCAGCGCTACTACGGCAACGCCCGCATCTTCCGCGACGACCAGCTGCACGAGGTCCTGCGCGGCTACGACCCGCGGGTGTCGCACCAGGACGTGACGGCGCCGCACTACTTCGCCAGCCACGACTGGGACCCGGTCGCCCGGATGCAGCACGTGGACCTGTTCACCTGGCTGCGCGGCGACATCCTGGTCAAGGCCGACAAGATGACGATGGCGCACTCGCTGGAGCTGCGGGTGCCGTTCCTCGACCCCGAGGTCTTCGACATCGCCTCGTCGCTGCCGCAGTCGCAGAAGATCACCCACGGCTCGAACGGCACCACGAAGTACGCGCTGCGCCGGGCCTGCGAGGGCATCATCCCCCCGCACGTGCTCAACCGGCCGAAGCTCGGCTTCCCGGTGCCGATCCGGCACTGGCTGCGCGACGAGATGTACGCCTGGGCGCGCGACATCCTGCAGAACTCCGGTGCCGGGCACCTGATCGACCTGCAGGCCGTGCACCGCATGCTCGACGCGCACCGCGAGGGCCCGGTCGACCACTCCCGCCGGATCTGGGCGGTGCTGGTCTTCCTGCTGTGGCACGGGATCTTCGTCGAGAAGCGGATCGTGCCGGAGGTCCCGACCCCGACCTACCCGGTCAAGATCTGA
- a CDS encoding DUF3043 domain-containing protein: protein MRFLRRSESSDQAGQTAVEPPAGTDAAETEDEGATRSRPHTTPGKGRATPKRRDAEGRRRGPAPPPPRTQREAAKLARATRPSKDERRAKALERRKRMDAGDDRVLLPRDRGKVRAYVRDIVDSRPHVIGLFLPLAALVLVAALIQNPVIQQYVTLFTFLMLIVMVVEGTLLGMQVLKKARAKFPDEEIKGLGTGWYAFSRATQPRRMRVPKPRVKRGDTV, encoded by the coding sequence GTGAGGTTCCTGCGCCGCTCCGAGAGCTCCGACCAGGCCGGTCAGACGGCCGTCGAGCCCCCGGCGGGCACGGACGCTGCGGAGACGGAGGACGAGGGCGCGACCCGCTCGCGTCCCCACACCACCCCCGGCAAGGGCCGGGCGACACCGAAGCGCCGTGACGCCGAGGGCAGGCGGCGCGGTCCCGCGCCGCCCCCGCCGCGCACCCAGCGGGAGGCCGCGAAGCTGGCCCGCGCCACCCGGCCGTCGAAGGACGAGCGCCGGGCGAAGGCACTGGAGCGCCGCAAGCGGATGGACGCCGGCGACGACCGCGTGCTGCTCCCCCGCGACCGCGGCAAGGTGCGGGCGTACGTGCGCGACATCGTCGACTCGCGCCCGCACGTCATCGGGCTGTTCCTGCCGCTGGCCGCGCTCGTGCTGGTCGCCGCGCTGATCCAGAACCCGGTGATCCAGCAGTACGTCACGCTGTTCACGTTCCTGATGCTGATCGTGATGGTCGTCGAGGGCACGCTGCTGGGCATGCAGGTCCTGAAGAAGGCCCGCGCGAAGTTCCCCGACGAGGAGATCAAGGGCCTCGGCACCGGGTGGTACGCGTTCTCCCGCGCCACCCAGCCGCGCCGCATGCGCGTGCCCAAGCCGCGCGTCAAGCGCGGCGACACGGTCTGA
- a CDS encoding glycerate kinase family protein, whose protein sequence is MRIVVAPDSFGGTLSAREAAEAIAAGWRRAVPGADVAIVPLADGGTGFAEVLHTALGGTVHELEVTGPLGDPVTGSWLRVGDTAYLECASACGLHHVPREDRVPGVARTATTSGVGELLAAARDAGVTTAVVGLGGSATTDGGAGLLAALGAVPVDDDGLPLPPGGAALDCCARLEGTPDLGGMTLVAASDVDNPLLGPQGAAAVFGPQKGADDAAVAELDGALTVFAGVLADLAGGEVRDRPAAGAAGGLGAALLALGARVESGAGLVRDLVGLDAELDAADLAVTGEGSFDWQSLRGKLITAVARGAADRGTPCVVLAGQVSVGRREAAAAGVDAAFGVAEEFGLEASMADPAGTLADLAERVAPRWSR, encoded by the coding sequence ATGCGCATCGTGGTGGCTCCCGACTCCTTCGGCGGAACCCTCAGCGCACGGGAGGCGGCCGAGGCGATCGCCGCGGGCTGGCGGCGCGCCGTGCCGGGCGCCGACGTCGCGATCGTCCCCCTCGCCGACGGCGGCACCGGCTTCGCGGAGGTCCTGCACACCGCCCTCGGCGGGACCGTGCACGAGCTGGAGGTCACCGGTCCGCTCGGTGACCCGGTGACCGGGTCCTGGCTGCGCGTCGGCGACACGGCCTACCTGGAGTGCGCCTCGGCGTGCGGGCTGCACCACGTCCCGCGCGAGGACCGGGTCCCCGGGGTCGCCCGCACCGCGACGACGTCCGGGGTGGGGGAGCTGCTCGCCGCCGCCCGCGACGCCGGCGTCACGACCGCCGTCGTGGGGCTCGGCGGGTCCGCCACCACCGACGGCGGCGCCGGTCTGCTGGCCGCGCTCGGCGCCGTCCCCGTCGACGACGACGGCCTCCCGCTCCCGCCCGGCGGCGCGGCCCTGGACTGCTGTGCCCGTCTCGAGGGGACCCCCGACCTGGGTGGGATGACCCTGGTGGCGGCGAGCGACGTCGACAACCCCCTGCTCGGACCGCAGGGCGCCGCCGCCGTGTTCGGTCCGCAGAAGGGCGCCGACGACGCCGCCGTCGCCGAGCTGGACGGCGCGCTGACCGTGTTCGCCGGGGTGCTCGCCGACCTGGCCGGAGGCGAGGTGCGCGACCGGCCCGCCGCGGGCGCCGCGGGTGGTCTCGGCGCCGCGCTGCTCGCCCTCGGCGCGCGCGTCGAGTCCGGAGCCGGACTGGTGCGCGACCTGGTCGGCCTCGACGCCGAGCTGGACGCCGCCGACCTGGCCGTCACGGGGGAGGGCAGCTTCGACTGGCAGTCGCTGCGCGGGAAGCTGATCACCGCCGTCGCCCGGGGTGCGGCCGACCGCGGGACGCCGTGCGTGGTGCTGGCCGGTCAGGTCAGTGTGGGCCGCCGGGAGGCCGCGGCGGCCGGGGTCGACGCGGCGTTCGGGGTGGCGGAGGAGTTCGGCCTGGAGGCCTCGATGGCGGACCCGGCCGGGACACTCGCCGACCTGGCGGAGCGTGTCGCACCGCGCTGGAGCCGGTGA
- a CDS encoding adenosylcobinamide-GDP ribazoletransferase, giving the protein MSGPRPGPLAGLALAVSWLTVVPARVRTSDDGALPEGVAAAALRWAPLVGAGLGVAGGALLTGLVAAGVSPLVAGLLTVGAGALATRGMHVDGIADTADGLGSYGPPERALRIMADGGAGPFAVVTLLVVLGARAAALAQLASAPPAVVLVVCALAAATGRAGFCWVARRGTPAARPGGLGATVAGTQPVWVAPLWWVGLAASAAVALAAATGPAGPVVTTAAVLGAVLLAALLVVGLARHTRRRFGGMSGDVLGAACEVGGTAVLVVLAAALTG; this is encoded by the coding sequence GTGAGCGGACCCCGGCCCGGTCCCCTCGCGGGGCTCGCGCTGGCGGTCAGCTGGCTGACCGTCGTGCCCGCCCGGGTCCGCACCTCCGACGACGGCGCGCTGCCCGAGGGCGTCGCCGCGGCCGCCCTGCGCTGGGCGCCGCTGGTCGGCGCCGGGCTCGGCGTCGCGGGCGGGGCACTGCTCACCGGGCTGGTCGCCGCCGGGGTATCCCCGCTGGTCGCGGGCCTGCTGACGGTCGGGGCGGGTGCGCTCGCGACACGCGGGATGCACGTCGACGGCATCGCCGACACCGCCGACGGCCTGGGCAGCTACGGCCCGCCGGAGCGGGCGCTGCGGATCATGGCCGACGGCGGGGCCGGACCGTTCGCCGTCGTCACGCTGCTGGTGGTGCTGGGCGCCCGCGCCGCCGCCCTCGCGCAGCTGGCGTCCGCGCCGCCCGCGGTCGTGCTCGTCGTCTGCGCGCTGGCCGCGGCGACCGGGCGGGCCGGGTTCTGCTGGGTCGCGCGCCGCGGGACGCCCGCTGCGCGCCCGGGCGGGCTGGGCGCGACGGTCGCCGGGACGCAGCCGGTGTGGGTGGCGCCGCTGTGGTGGGTCGGGCTGGCCGCGTCCGCCGCCGTGGCGCTGGCCGCCGCGACGGGACCGGCGGGCCCCGTCGTGACGACGGCGGCCGTGCTGGGGGCGGTACTGCTCGCGGCGCTGCTGGTGGTGGGGCTCGCCCGCCACACCCGGCGCCGGTTCGGCGGGATGAGCGGCGACGTGCTGGGGGCGGCCTGCGAGGTGGGCGGGACCGCCGTCCTCGTCGTGCTGGCTGCCGCGCTCACCGGGTGA
- a CDS encoding VOC family protein gives MLDHLVLATPDVDDTAADLAGRHLHTLEGGPHVGVGTRNRLAGIGPGRYLEVVGPDPAQDEPGAPRPFRIDTLTAPALVTWAVRVDDLDAALDAARAAGHDPGPAREMSRRRPDGTLLAWRLAFPPDDAGGVLPFLIDWGITRHPSSDLPVPASLRTLRLTHPEPERVTALLDAVGASGEAEVVAGEAPSLQAVLDLPGGPLVL, from the coding sequence GTGCTCGATCATCTGGTCCTGGCCACCCCCGACGTCGACGACACCGCCGCTGACCTGGCCGGACGTCATCTCCACACGCTCGAGGGCGGGCCGCACGTCGGTGTCGGCACCCGCAACCGGCTGGCCGGGATCGGGCCGGGCCGGTACCTGGAGGTCGTCGGCCCCGACCCCGCGCAGGACGAGCCGGGCGCACCGCGCCCGTTCCGGATCGACACCCTGACCGCACCCGCGCTGGTGACCTGGGCGGTGCGCGTCGACGACCTCGACGCCGCGCTCGACGCGGCCCGCGCCGCCGGGCACGACCCGGGACCCGCCCGGGAGATGTCCCGTAGGCGCCCGGACGGCACGCTGCTCGCGTGGCGGCTCGCGTTCCCGCCCGACGACGCGGGTGGGGTGCTGCCGTTCCTCATCGACTGGGGCATCACCCGGCACCCGTCGTCCGACCTGCCGGTCCCGGCGAGCCTGCGCACGCTGCGCCTGACCCACCCCGAGCCGGAGCGGGTGACCGCACTGCTCGACGCGGTCGGTGCGAGTGGGGAGGCCGAGGTCGTCGCGGGGGAGGCGCCGTCGCTGCAGGCCGTGCTGGACCTGCCCGGCGGGCCGCTCGTGCTCTGA
- a CDS encoding bifunctional adenosylcobinamide kinase/adenosylcobinamide-phosphate guanylyltransferase, whose protein sequence is MTPPVELRTLVLGGTRSGKSRHAEELLGDDAAVRYLATGRRIPGDTDWDARIAAHAARRPAHWTTEEVGGTELAAALARPGPVLVDDLATWLTGVLDDAVAWDAPVVPATVDAAVDGLVAAVAAAPGPLVLVSAETGLGVVPDTRAGRLFRDRLGELNAAVARVCDDVVLVVAGRALTLPTPAVTEPGAGVAPTPGPTASAAGTHAGPVLAGPASGLDAAGAGAPGPATGSATPERTGVPAAGAGGPVGTDVADPDGDVAGTPAGVPGAVLPATGAAAGAVAGAATTPASITESDVEIVPVTVGRPDSRSRRAAVALVEGLAMPTGGLGRLGELGVWLASCQGTCPPQAPVRARVVLLAADHGIAGNGVSAYPPQVSAVRATAAAAGRLPVTVAARAAGATVRVVDVGLVSGAEGAEPGWLVAHGTGRIDREDALDGERATAAWLTGRRLADAEIDAGADLLIPATLAVGVTTPAATLVAAVTGAEPVAVVGRASGIDDRAWMRKAVAIRDALRRARPHLRDPLALLRTVGGTDLIVLAGFLARAAERKVPAVLDGLAVGAAALLADELAPGAKDWWVAAQPSTEPAATLVLEHLSLVPLLDLAVRTEDGTAAVTALPLLVTAARLLAETGTAHDTGVVPGDVTAPAGLGR, encoded by the coding sequence GTGACTCCTCCCGTCGAACTGCGGACGCTCGTCCTCGGGGGCACGCGCTCCGGCAAGTCGCGGCACGCCGAGGAACTGCTCGGCGACGACGCGGCGGTCCGCTACCTCGCGACCGGCCGGCGGATCCCCGGCGACACCGACTGGGACGCGCGCATCGCCGCGCACGCCGCCCGGCGTCCCGCCCACTGGACCACCGAGGAGGTCGGCGGCACCGAGCTGGCGGCCGCACTCGCCCGGCCCGGCCCGGTGCTGGTCGACGACCTGGCGACCTGGCTGACCGGGGTCCTCGACGACGCAGTCGCCTGGGACGCCCCGGTCGTGCCCGCCACGGTCGACGCCGCCGTCGACGGCCTGGTCGCCGCGGTGGCCGCCGCGCCGGGACCGCTGGTGCTGGTCTCCGCCGAGACGGGGCTGGGAGTCGTGCCGGACACCCGCGCCGGGCGGCTGTTCCGTGACCGGCTGGGTGAGCTGAACGCCGCCGTCGCGCGGGTGTGCGACGACGTCGTGCTGGTGGTGGCGGGGCGGGCGCTCACCCTGCCGACTCCCGCCGTCACCGAGCCGGGCGCCGGTGTCGCCCCGACACCCGGCCCCACGGCGTCGGCCGCGGGAACACACGCCGGTCCCGTCCTGGCGGGACCCGCCTCCGGGCTCGACGCCGCGGGAGCTGGCGCACCCGGCCCCGCCACCGGGTCCGCGACTCCCGAGAGGACCGGTGTCCCGGCTGCCGGAGCCGGCGGGCCCGTCGGTACCGACGTCGCCGACCCCGACGGCGACGTCGCGGGCACCCCCGCCGGGGTCCCGGGTGCGGTCCTCCCCGCGACCGGGGCGGCCGCGGGCGCCGTCGCCGGAGCCGCGACGACCCCCGCCTCGATCACCGAGTCCGACGTGGAGATCGTCCCGGTCACCGTCGGACGGCCGGACTCCCGCAGCCGCCGTGCGGCCGTCGCCCTGGTCGAGGGGCTCGCGATGCCCACCGGCGGGCTCGGCAGGCTCGGCGAGCTGGGCGTGTGGCTGGCGTCCTGCCAGGGCACCTGTCCCCCGCAGGCGCCCGTGCGCGCCCGGGTGGTGCTGCTCGCCGCCGACCACGGCATCGCCGGGAACGGCGTCTCGGCCTACCCGCCGCAGGTGTCCGCGGTGCGCGCCACCGCCGCCGCGGCCGGACGGCTGCCGGTCACCGTCGCCGCGCGGGCCGCCGGGGCGACCGTGCGGGTCGTCGACGTCGGGCTCGTGTCCGGGGCCGAGGGCGCCGAGCCGGGCTGGCTCGTCGCGCACGGCACCGGCCGGATCGACCGCGAGGACGCCCTGGACGGTGAGCGCGCCACCGCGGCGTGGCTGACCGGGCGGCGGCTGGCCGACGCCGAGATCGACGCCGGCGCGGACCTGCTGATCCCGGCGACGCTCGCCGTCGGCGTGACGACCCCCGCCGCGACGCTCGTCGCGGCCGTGACCGGGGCCGAGCCCGTCGCCGTCGTGGGGCGGGCCTCGGGGATCGACGACCGCGCCTGGATGCGGAAGGCCGTCGCGATCCGTGACGCGCTGCGCCGGGCCCGTCCGCACCTGCGCGACCCGCTGGCGCTGCTGCGCACCGTCGGCGGCACGGACCTGATCGTGCTCGCCGGGTTCCTCGCCCGGGCCGCGGAGCGCAAGGTGCCCGCGGTGCTCGACGGTCTGGCCGTCGGCGCGGCGGCCCTGCTCGCCGACGAGCTGGCCCCCGGCGCGAAGGACTGGTGGGTCGCCGCGCAGCCGTCGACCGAACCGGCCGCGACGCTCGTCCTGGAGCACCTGTCGCTGGTGCCGCTGCTGGACCTGGCGGTGCGCACCGAGGACGGCACCGCCGCGGTGACGGCGCTGCCGCTGCTGGTCACCGCGGCGCGGCTGCTCGCCGAGACCGGGACCGCGCACGACACCGGCGTCGTCCCGGGTGATGTGACGGCGCCGGCCGGCCTCGGCCGGTGA